A window of the Dyadobacter pollutisoli genome harbors these coding sequences:
- a CDS encoding esterase family protein, with translation MEEKHIKYYSHHLDRDVDMLVYGSWGYPILLFPTTLGRYYQAKDMGLIESVRALVDSGKYKIYCVDSIDSESWYAKHLNPQYRVLNHVQYDKFLNNELVPYIRNECNVGKIGVAGCSFGGFHAANFAFKHPDQVAYLVSMSGAFDIRSFTDGFYDDTVYFNNPIDFMPNEQGWRYGHMKIVLGTSEWDICLDSNIKMSGILSANGIDHWLDIRGWEKHDWPLWNKMFPDYLSRIL, from the coding sequence TTGGAAGAGAAGCATATTAAATACTACTCTCATCATCTCGATAGGGATGTTGACATGCTTGTCTACGGCAGCTGGGGTTATCCAATTCTACTTTTTCCAACAACGCTCGGACGCTATTACCAGGCCAAAGACATGGGTCTGATCGAGTCTGTGAGAGCATTGGTCGACTCAGGAAAATACAAAATCTATTGTGTCGATTCCATTGATTCAGAATCGTGGTATGCCAAGCATCTCAACCCTCAGTACCGGGTTTTGAACCACGTACAGTATGACAAATTTTTGAACAATGAGCTGGTACCTTATATAAGGAATGAATGTAATGTCGGCAAGATCGGGGTTGCGGGTTGCAGCTTCGGCGGTTTTCATGCTGCTAATTTCGCATTCAAACACCCCGACCAGGTGGCGTATCTTGTGAGCATGAGCGGCGCTTTCGATATCCGGAGCTTTACCGACGGCTTTTATGATGATACCGTCTATTTCAATAACCCTATCGATTTCATGCCTAATGAACAGGGCTGGCGTTACGGGCACATGAAAATCGTACTGGGCACCTCCGAGTGGGACATTTGCCTAGATAGCAACATTAAAATGTCCGGCATTTTGAGTGCCAACGGAATCGACCACTGGCTTGATATCCGCGGCTGGGAAAAACATGACTGGCCACTTTGGAATAAAATGTTCCCCGATTACCTGTCAAGAATCCTCTAA
- a CDS encoding aspartate aminotransferase family protein, translated as MYISHRQHFFDHLAQTSDYPLALEIERAEGVYMYSAEGKSYMDLISGIAVSNVGHRHPKVLAAVHEQLDKHMHLLVYGEYVQGTQVRLARALTDTLNLESANPSPFGLIDNVYFTNSGTEAVEGAMKLAKRYTGRSEFVSCINAYHGATQGALSLAGAEFFKRNFRPLLPGITQIRHGHLPDIEKITKNTAAIVIEIIGGESGVRVPSIAYFSALRKKCTEVGALLVLDEIQTGFGRTGSFWAFEQFGIYPDILLSAKGMGGGMPIGAFMASQKIMGALKTNPILGHITTFGGHPVSCASSLAALQVTLEENLAAEANAKGELFKALLVHPDIKEVRGKGLMLAAEMESFEKLKDTIDKCIEKGVVTDWFLFCDNAMRIAPPLTITEEQIREACAVILNVLNS; from the coding sequence ATGTACATTTCCCACCGTCAGCACTTTTTTGATCATTTAGCACAAACTTCCGACTATCCGCTCGCGCTCGAAATTGAGCGTGCAGAAGGTGTATATATGTACAGCGCGGAAGGCAAATCTTACATGGATTTGATATCGGGAATCGCCGTGAGTAATGTTGGCCACAGACATCCCAAAGTTCTCGCGGCAGTTCATGAGCAGCTGGATAAGCACATGCATTTGCTCGTATACGGGGAGTATGTGCAGGGGACGCAGGTCAGGCTTGCGAGGGCATTGACAGACACATTGAACCTGGAATCCGCAAACCCCTCTCCTTTTGGTTTGATCGACAATGTTTACTTTACCAATTCAGGAACCGAAGCGGTAGAAGGAGCTATGAAGCTTGCCAAACGCTATACGGGCCGGTCTGAATTTGTCTCCTGCATTAATGCGTATCACGGCGCGACGCAAGGGGCATTAAGCTTGGCCGGTGCGGAGTTTTTCAAACGGAATTTCCGACCTCTGTTGCCTGGCATTACTCAAATACGGCACGGACATTTACCTGATATAGAGAAAATTACGAAAAATACTGCCGCTATTGTCATTGAAATCATTGGCGGAGAATCGGGCGTTCGTGTACCTTCCATCGCCTATTTTTCTGCTCTTCGGAAAAAATGTACGGAAGTGGGTGCGTTGCTTGTTTTGGATGAGATCCAAACTGGCTTCGGCCGCACAGGCAGTTTCTGGGCCTTTGAACAATTTGGTATCTATCCTGATATTTTACTGAGTGCCAAGGGTATGGGCGGCGGTATGCCGATAGGTGCTTTCATGGCATCTCAAAAAATCATGGGCGCTTTGAAAACCAACCCGATCCTGGGCCATATCACGACATTTGGCGGCCATCCAGTAAGTTGTGCATCTTCTCTGGCAGCTTTGCAGGTTACATTGGAGGAAAATTTGGCCGCAGAAGCCAATGCAAAAGGCGAGTTATTCAAGGCGCTACTGGTACATCCGGACATTAAAGAAGTGCGCGGAAAAGGCTTGATGTTGGCAGCTGAAATGGAGTCATTCGAGAAATTGAAGGATACCATCGACAAATGCATTGAAAAAGGAGTAGTGACAGACTGGTTCCTATTTTGTGACAATGCAATGCGGATCGCTCCTCCGCTCACCATTACCGAAGAACAGATCCGCGAAGCCTGCGCCGTTATTTTGAACGTTTTGAATTCCTAA
- a CDS encoding carboxylate-amine ligase, with the protein MATFTLGIEEEFQTIDPVTRNLRSHMSKLVEDGKITLKERVKAEMHQAVVEVGTNICHNIQEAREEVTYLRKMILDLAEKQNLQVAAAGTHPFADWVEQLITPDPRYDEIIDEMRDVARGNLIFGLHVHVGIETRNEGIQIMNAVRYFLPHIYALSTNSPFWCGRNTGFKSYRSKVFDKFPRTGIPDFFSSASEYDEYVNLLIKTKCIDNGKKIWWDIRVHPFFNTIEFRMCDVPMRTDETICLAAIMQALVAKIHKLHRMNLSFRPYHRMLINENKWRAARYGIHGKLIDFGKQEEVEYKILVAELLEFIDDVVDELGSRKEIDYIHQIMEMGTGADRQLAVFEETGSMNAVVDYIVAETRIGLD; encoded by the coding sequence ATGGCCACTTTCACACTGGGAATTGAAGAAGAGTTTCAAACCATAGATCCGGTTACCCGCAATTTGCGGTCGCACATGTCCAAGCTTGTGGAGGATGGAAAAATAACATTAAAAGAGCGCGTTAAGGCTGAAATGCATCAGGCTGTGGTAGAAGTGGGTACCAACATTTGCCACAACATTCAGGAGGCGCGTGAAGAGGTTACTTATCTGAGGAAAATGATCCTGGATCTGGCCGAAAAGCAGAACTTGCAGGTTGCAGCGGCAGGTACCCATCCTTTCGCCGACTGGGTGGAGCAGCTGATCACACCGGATCCGAGGTATGATGAGATCATCGACGAAATGCGGGACGTCGCGCGCGGTAACCTTATTTTTGGGCTGCACGTGCATGTTGGTATCGAGACGCGCAATGAAGGAATCCAGATTATGAACGCGGTACGGTACTTTCTGCCCCACATTTACGCGCTTTCGACCAATTCTCCTTTCTGGTGCGGGCGTAACACTGGTTTTAAATCATACAGGTCAAAGGTTTTTGATAAATTCCCAAGGACCGGTATCCCCGATTTCTTTTCCAGCGCGTCGGAATATGATGAATACGTCAATCTGCTGATCAAGACCAAATGCATTGACAATGGCAAAAAAATCTGGTGGGACATTCGCGTGCATCCTTTTTTCAACACCATTGAGTTCAGGATGTGCGATGTACCTATGCGTACGGACGAAACGATTTGCCTGGCGGCGATTATGCAGGCCCTGGTAGCTAAAATCCATAAACTACACCGCATGAACCTCAGTTTCCGTCCCTATCACCGGATGCTGATCAACGAAAACAAATGGCGTGCGGCGCGCTATGGAATTCACGGAAAGCTCATTGATTTTGGCAAACAGGAAGAAGTCGAGTACAAAATCCTGGTAGCGGAATTGCTTGAATTTATAGACGATGTGGTGGATGAGCTGGGCAGCAGAAAAGAAATTGACTACATTCATCAAATCATGGAAATGGGCACCGGCGCCGACAGACAACTGGCTGTATTCGAGGAAACTGGCAGTATGAATGCAGTGGTCGACTACATTGTGGCCGAAACCAGGATAGGTTTGGATTAA
- a CDS encoding ATP-grasp domain-containing protein, with amino-acid sequence MKKIGILFGMENTFPNAFIERVNSKGESGIIAEAVTIDKVIQAGPTEYAVIIDRISQDVPFYRAFLKNAAISGTAVINNPFWWSADEKFFNNALAEKIGVPVPKTVLLPSKQRPENTSETSFRNLAFPMAWEEIFQYVGFPAYMKPHDGGGWKSVYKVVNPQDMWHKHEETGQLVMMLQEEIEFEDYFRCYCIGQKDVLIMPYEPRNPHHLRYATEMKTTGEAREKLLETIRDYTLKLNVALGYDFNTVEFAVRDGIPIAIDFCNPAPDADIYSVGPDNFEWVVEAAANMAIERAKKQIPGQTNLTWGSFINDAVSIPAVAPVPAVAQPVAVEPEPVATPPVDTAKEVKVKAVTPKKATKAATAKAPEPVAEPEPKIPTKKAAVTKAPAKNSKIKKS; translated from the coding sequence ATGAAAAAAATTGGAATTTTGTTCGGAATGGAAAACACTTTTCCAAACGCATTTATTGAAAGAGTCAACAGCAAAGGAGAAAGCGGGATCATAGCAGAGGCAGTAACTATTGACAAAGTAATTCAGGCCGGACCGACCGAGTACGCGGTCATTATCGACCGGATTTCACAGGACGTACCATTTTACAGGGCTTTTCTCAAGAATGCAGCTATATCCGGTACAGCGGTGATCAACAACCCGTTTTGGTGGAGCGCCGATGAAAAGTTTTTCAACAATGCATTAGCGGAAAAAATCGGGGTACCGGTCCCTAAAACCGTTTTGTTGCCTTCAAAACAGCGTCCAGAGAATACTTCCGAAACTTCGTTCCGTAACCTGGCTTTTCCAATGGCCTGGGAAGAGATATTTCAGTACGTCGGTTTCCCTGCCTATATGAAACCGCATGATGGCGGTGGCTGGAAAAGCGTTTACAAAGTGGTTAACCCGCAGGATATGTGGCACAAACATGAGGAAACGGGGCAGCTGGTGATGATGTTGCAGGAGGAAATCGAGTTCGAAGATTACTTCCGTTGTTACTGTATCGGCCAAAAAGATGTGCTCATCATGCCTTACGAGCCGCGTAACCCGCACCATTTGCGGTATGCTACTGAAATGAAAACGACGGGAGAAGCCCGCGAAAAACTGCTTGAAACAATCAGAGATTACACATTGAAACTGAATGTAGCCCTAGGCTACGATTTCAATACGGTCGAATTCGCCGTACGCGACGGCATACCCATCGCAATCGATTTCTGCAATCCAGCGCCCGACGCAGATATCTATTCCGTTGGCCCCGATAATTTTGAATGGGTAGTGGAAGCCGCAGCCAATATGGCCATCGAGCGTGCTAAAAAGCAGATTCCCGGCCAGACTAACCTTACCTGGGGGTCATTTATCAATGATGCTGTGAGTATTCCAGCCGTTGCTCCTGTACCTGCGGTCGCCCAACCAGTGGCTGTGGAACCAGAACCAGTAGCTACCCCACCGGTAGACACTGCCAAAGAGGTTAAAGTAAAAGCAGTTACTCCTAAAAAAGCCACAAAAGCTGCTACTGCGAAAGCGCCGGAGCCAGTGGCTGAGCCAGAGCCCAAGATTCCAACCAAAAAAGCAGCAGTTACCAAAGCTCCTGCCAAAAACTCCAAGATCAAGAAATCATAA
- a CDS encoding type 1 glutamine amidotransferase has protein sequence MTNHNRHFRIAILDMYNGHDNEGMRCIKKIITAFGATEGVPVEYTIFDVRQKLEVPGMEFDAYISSGGPGNPSPVGETWEKKFFGFLDQLLQFNAKRQNRTKKHLFLICHSFQMACIHWQLAGVSKRRKTSFGTFPVHKTSLGRKDPLLNALTDPFWIVDSRDFQVTQPNQFMLENMGAKLLCLEKIRPHVPLERAVMAIRFANEIVGTQFHPEADAEGMLRYFLREDKKTAIISAHGEAKYNDMIEHLNDPDKILMTESVVIPMFLKNALNKTFAPAYA, from the coding sequence ATGACCAATCACAACAGACATTTCCGGATCGCCATTCTGGACATGTACAACGGGCACGACAACGAAGGGATGCGTTGTATTAAGAAAATTATTACCGCTTTCGGAGCGACCGAAGGTGTGCCCGTTGAATACACGATTTTTGATGTGAGGCAAAAACTCGAAGTTCCGGGGATGGAATTTGACGCTTACATTTCAAGTGGCGGCCCCGGTAACCCCTCCCCTGTCGGCGAGACGTGGGAAAAGAAGTTTTTCGGCTTTTTGGATCAGCTTCTTCAATTCAATGCCAAACGTCAGAACCGTACCAAAAAGCATTTGTTCCTGATATGCCATTCTTTTCAAATGGCCTGCATTCACTGGCAACTGGCTGGTGTGAGCAAAAGAAGAAAGACGTCATTTGGTACATTCCCTGTGCATAAAACCTCTTTGGGAAGAAAAGACCCATTATTGAATGCACTCACCGACCCATTCTGGATCGTGGATTCAAGGGATTTTCAGGTTACCCAGCCCAACCAGTTTATGCTCGAAAATATGGGCGCTAAATTACTTTGCCTTGAAAAAATCCGTCCGCACGTCCCGCTTGAAAGAGCAGTGATGGCCATTCGTTTTGCGAATGAAATCGTGGGCACCCAATTCCATCCCGAGGCGGATGCGGAAGGAATGCTGCGATACTTTTTAAGAGAAGACAAAAAAACAGCCATCATTTCGGCTCACGGAGAAGCCAAATACAACGACATGATCGAGCACCTGAACGATCCTGATAAAATACTCATGACGGAGTCAGTCGTAATCCCGATGTTCCTGAAAAACGCATTGAACAAAACTTTCGCACCGGCCTATGCATAA